The Diospyros lotus cultivar Yz01 chromosome 15, ASM1463336v1, whole genome shotgun sequence genome has a window encoding:
- the LOC127791354 gene encoding zinc transporter 2-like, with protein MSRLFFLLLLVLSAAAHGGHDDSDVDAEAGKPNLREGSLILVKIWCLIIVFAGTFAGGVSPYFMKWNEGFLVLGTQFAGGVFLGTALMHFLSDSNATFGDLTSKEYPFAFMLASAGYLLTMLADCLISYVYGKQGNGSNNGDVELQGHGNGRSSQSENQVHNSADNHLAKTPLTAARSVGDTVLLIAALCFHSVFEGIAIGVAETKADAWKALWTVCLHKIFAAIAMGIALLRIIPDRPLVSCVAYAFAFAISSPIGVAIGIIIDATTEGAVADWIYAISMGIACGVFVYVAINHLLSKGYSPQKPVLVDTARYRFLAALLGVGVIAVVMIWDT; from the exons ATGTCCCGcctcttctttctcctccttctcGTCCTCTCTGCCGCCGCCCACGGCGGCCACGACGACTCCGATGTGGACGCCGAGGCCGGCAAGCCCAATCTCCGGGAGGGGTCCTTGATATTGGTGAAGATATGGTGTTTGATAATCGTGTTCGCCGGCACGTTCGCCGGCGGCGTGTCACCCTATTTCATGAAATGGAACGAGGGTTTTTTGGTTCTGGGCACGCAGTTTGCCGGCGGCGTGTTTCTGGGCACGGCTCTCATGCATTTTCTCAGCGATTCGAATGCGACTTTTGGGGACTTGACGAGCAAAGAATACCCGTTCGCGTTCATGCTGGCTAGCGCTGGGTATTTGCTCACTATGTTGGCTGATTGCTTGATTTCTTATGTTTACGGGAAGCAGGGAAATGGGTCCAACAATGGAGACGTCGAGCTTCAAG GTCATGGCAATGGCAGGTCTTCACAGTCTGAAAATCAG GTCCACAATAGCGCAGACAATCACTTAGCCAAAACCCCGCTTACAGCCGCCAGATCGGTTGGCGATACCGTCTTGCTAATAGCTGCCCTGTGCTTCCACTCGGTCTTCGAGGGCATCGCAATTGGGGTTGCAGAAACAAAGGCCGATGCTTGGAAGGCTCTATGGACAGTCTGCCTGCACAAGATATTTGCAGCCATTGCAATGGGAATAGCCCTGCTCAGGATAATCCCGGACCGCCCCCTGGTGTCGTGTGTGGCCTACGCCTTCGCGTTCGCGATCTCAAGCCCTATCGGCGTGGCCATTGGGATCATCATAGACGCCACGACGGAGGGCGCCGTGGCCGACTGGATTTATGCCATTTCGATGGGCATTGCTTGTGGTGTCTTCGTGTATGTGGCCATTAATCATCTGTTGTCCAAAGGGTACTCTCCACAAAAGCCAGTGCTAGTTGACACTGCCCGTTACAGGTTCTTGGCAGCCCTTTTGGGCGTTGGGGTGATTGCAGTTGTGATGATTTGGGACACTTGA